The DNA sequence TCAAAGAAATGCTCTTGTATATACACCCCTTATGTGATGTAGGTCGGCACACAAGTCTTTATCGAGATCTCATTCGGCATCGACATACCCAACCACAGGCAAAGTTAAATCAACAACAAAGAATGGATAACGTCGATAAGGTTTTTAAATGTAAAACGCCCATAATGGGCAAGAGGATTTTATTGATAGATGATGTAGTGACCACTGCCCATACCATCAACCAAGCGGCTCGAGCACTTAAAAATGCAGGCGCAACCAAAGTTTATGTTGGGTGCGCCGCATTGAAGATATTAGATTAGTATTTTACACCGTTTGCTAAGAACAAGCTGTTAATGAACAAGCGACTAGAACCATACATAAAGGCTCTAAAGTTAGGATTATCGGTCATTCCAATAACCACTCCACGGCCGTTTCTTTGTGCCATTAAGCCCACCGCATTTGCCACTTTTTCAACATTTTTGGCATCCGCATAACCTGATAAAAGCGGACTATCTGTGTATTGTGCAACGACACTGAATGGCGTTTTGCTTTCTAATAACAGATCTGTACGGTTTTTGAACAACGCAATTTTGTCATCCGTTAAACCAAAAGCTAATGGGTGTGACAGGTCTAGTCGACTATCGAAGAATGCACCCGCAACTCGCTGACGGCCGCCCAATGCTTCTTTGTCGCCAAATTTTAATTCTGCATCATCAAAGCGCTCGAACATTTCTGCCTGTGAAATCGTCTCTGCCTGCAACAAGCCTTGTTTTGCTAACCAAAGTGCTGCTCGCTTTTGACCCCAAATAACACCTCCGCCTTTAACAAACTCGGATAGCTTGTTAATAAACGTTTCGTCAGAACCATAATTACCATCAGGTAAAACGATGTGAGTGTACTTATCAAAGTCGATATAGTTAACCCTACTCTTGTTGACTATAGTTGGTGAAAAACCTACGTGACGGTCAAGGGTATACCAGGCTTCGCCTGACTCATATAGATTGACACCCATGCCCCCAACCATAAGTACTTTAGGCATTTCTACAGGCATCATTTTACGACTGCCTAAATCCAGTCCAGTTGATGTTAAGCCACTTTGAATAGACGAAACTCGAACTGGATATTGAGCAAGTGCTTTATTTACCTTATCAACCCAACCATCTTGTTGCAGTCCCGCATTGATCAACATAGTACCTGCAGTAAATTGTTGTTCTCCACTGCTTGTTTTTGCACTGAATGGGCTTAACGACGCTCGTACTTTAATGCCTTTTGATAGTAGTTCGTATACTAACGCTGGGGCATTAAAATCATGCCAATCAATCGCCAGGCTATACGCTGCTGTTACGACTGGTACTTCTTTAATCGGCGTTTGCCATAGCTGTTGGCTGACGCGTAATTTTCGCTCAGATTCGACTTTGGCAAAATCAACATCAAAGGCATACGCTAAGTTCCATGACGAGACGTCATAAAACGTATTGTCATTAAACGATGTTTGCGTAGAGAAAATCGACTGAATCAAGCGTGTTTGTGGTTGATCAAGCGGAATATAAACAGAATCCGCCGCAAGATATGTTTTACCGTCGAGCTTAGTATCTTTGCCTACACCATAAACCTCGATTTGATGGCGCTGTAATAGCTCAATTAACTTGTGTAGACGGGTTTTATCTTGGGTTTCAGAAATTAAATAACCATCAAAGCCTGCATCTTTTGCAATTTTTGATGCACTTTGCTTAAACTCCTTTTGGAAAGCTTTTAGTTTATCTTTATTCGCTAAACTACCCTCCAAAGTTGAAAACGTCGACATCACCTGATGCTTGATTGTCGTTGGGAAGTCCAAGTCGCCATTAATAGACTCTTGGAGATGACCTCGACTTGAAGCCTGTTCAAATAAAATCCCTATTGAGGCGTGTAAGTCAGGATACGTCGACCCCTTGCCGGCATAAAAATCATCAAACGCTTCCTCAGTGAAATAAAGCTTATTCTCTGCATCAAAAGCATTAGCGTGGAATACCGCAAGTTCTTTCGTCAATTCGACGTTTTTGTCAGGCGTCAGAGGGTTCTTTCGAGAAGGGATGCCTGGCTGAAAGAAAAACGTGCTATTGGTACCCATCTCATGGTGGTCTGTGAGTACATGAGGTCGCCATTGTTGGTATTCTGTAATACGTGCACGAGACTCAGGGTGTTGTAACAACAACCAATCGCGATTTAAATCAAACCAATACTGATTAACACGACCACGGATCCAAGGTTGATTATGCTCACGGTTATTCGAATCGCTATTTAGATTTTTGCCTTTGTGCTGGTTTGCCCAATGTGCAAAGCGACTCAATCCATCTGGATTTAGGCTTGGATCAATGATAACAACCATTTCATCGAGATATTTTAAAACCTCTGGACTGTTTGACGCCGCCAAATAATAACCGACTAACAAAGAAGCGTTACTACCTGAAGACTCATCGCCGTGTACGCTGTAATTTAGATTAACGATTAAAGGCTGATTGTCTGCGGCCTTCTCATCTTTAAAATAACCGGCGCGAGCTTGTTTGATCTCATCTAAACGAGCTAGGTGACTAGGCTTACTGAAATACACATGCAATAGCTCACGGTTTTGATGACTTCGGCCTATTGTTTTAATCGAAACTCGGTCACTTGCGGCCGCAAGCGCTTTAAAGTAGTGGACTAACTGGTCGTGACGAACGTGCCACTCACCCACTTGTGCACCTAAAATTGACTCTGGAGTTGGTACTGCCGGGTTGTATTGCTCTTTCGGTAGATAAAACCCAAGCTCTACCTTGCCTTCTGGTAACAACTCAGCAGAGCCAGTGATAGCAGATACCGATGCAGCAACAGGCGCCAATGCTAATGCGCCTGCAACGATTA is a window from the Psychrosphaera ytuae genome containing:
- a CDS encoding M14 family metallopeptidase, producing the protein MIKSLIVAGALALAPVAASVSAITGSAELLPEGKVELGFYLPKEQYNPAVPTPESILGAQVGEWHVRHDQLVHYFKALAAASDRVSIKTIGRSHQNRELLHVYFSKPSHLARLDEIKQARAGYFKDEKAADNQPLIVNLNYSVHGDESSGSNASLLVGYYLAASNSPEVLKYLDEMVVIIDPSLNPDGLSRFAHWANQHKGKNLNSDSNNREHNQPWIRGRVNQYWFDLNRDWLLLQHPESRARITEYQQWRPHVLTDHHEMGTNSTFFFQPGIPSRKNPLTPDKNVELTKELAVFHANAFDAENKLYFTEEAFDDFYAGKGSTYPDLHASIGILFEQASSRGHLQESINGDLDFPTTIKHQVMSTFSTLEGSLANKDKLKAFQKEFKQSASKIAKDAGFDGYLISETQDKTRLHKLIELLQRHQIEVYGVGKDTKLDGKTYLAADSVYIPLDQPQTRLIQSIFSTQTSFNDNTFYDVSSWNLAYAFDVDFAKVESERKLRVSQQLWQTPIKEVPVVTAAYSLAIDWHDFNAPALVYELLSKGIKVRASLSPFSAKTSSGEQQFTAGTMLINAGLQQDGWVDKVNKALAQYPVRVSSIQSGLTSTGLDLGSRKMMPVEMPKVLMVGGMGVNLYESGEAWYTLDRHVGFSPTIVNKSRVNYIDFDKYTHIVLPDGNYGSDETFINKLSEFVKGGGVIWGQKRAALWLAKQGLLQAETISQAEMFERFDDAELKFGDKEALGGRQRVAGAFFDSRLDLSHPLAFGLTDDKIALFKNRTDLLLESKTPFSVVAQYTDSPLLSGYADAKNVEKVANAVGLMAQRNGRGVVIGMTDNPNFRAFMYGSSRLFINSLFLANGVKY
- a CDS encoding ComF family protein, with the translated sequence MPLLPAGLDVCLSQHQQNLCIEYIDGLCSAAVYRWPVNKWVYGLKFGAKPECAKILGYFLAKQLEQHSWTVDHIASVPLSWIRYFNRGYNQSDLLLKEMLLYIHPLCDVGRHTSLYRDLIRHRHTQPQAKLNQQQRMDNVDKVFKCKTPIMGKRILLIDDVVTTAHTINQAARALKNAGATKVYVGCAALKILD